One genomic window of Methanosphaera cuniculi includes the following:
- a CDS encoding AEC family transporter, with protein MASAIEIILIPTLMIVIGYLFKRLGILKPQDSNVLSSIVITVSMPAMIFLNLSKATIHPSLGILPITSIIISVIGMIIAYAYCKSRSYDKIKTWTIMIAAAMMNTGFIGYPITLGVFGEEGLIHAIFFDLVTPILFVAYGMILVREFGGDRKRVIREGLTFMPLWGVIFGLIANAVHFQPGYVIGSTLNYLSESTVPLIMLSLGLTINFRDVKKYMSDSVVVSAIRLLIAPCIVFITFSLLHITGMVFDVSVLESGMSTAMTALVLAITYKLDDRLMSSIILVDVLLSLITLTCWISLIM; from the coding sequence ATGGCTAGTGCAATTGAAATTATTTTAATTCCTACCCTCATGATAGTTATAGGATATCTATTTAAAAGACTTGGTATTTTAAAACCTCAAGATAGTAATGTTTTATCATCTATTGTAATTACTGTAAGTATGCCTGCTATGATATTTCTTAACTTATCTAAGGCAACTATTCATCCAAGTTTAGGAATACTTCCTATTACATCAATTATTATAAGTGTTATTGGAATGATTATTGCATATGCTTATTGTAAAAGTCGCAGTTATGATAAGATTAAAACATGGACCATTATGATTGCTGCTGCTATGATGAATACTGGATTTATTGGTTATCCAATTACTCTTGGTGTATTTGGTGAAGAAGGTTTAATTCATGCAATTTTCTTTGATCTTGTAACACCTATTCTTTTCGTAGCTTATGGTATGATTCTTGTACGTGAATTTGGTGGAGATCGCAAACGTGTTATTCGTGAAGGTCTTACATTTATGCCACTTTGGGGTGTAATATTTGGTCTTATTGCTAATGCTGTGCATTTTCAACCAGGCTATGTAATTGGAAGTACTCTTAACTATCTTTCAGAATCTACAGTGCCACTTATCATGTTATCACTCGGTTTAACTATTAATTTCCGAGATGTTAAAAAGTATATGAGTGATTCAGTTGTTGTATCAGCTATCAGATTACTTATTGCACCATGTATTGTATTTATTACTTTTAGTTTGTTACATATAACTGGTATGGTATTTGATGTTTCAGTTTTAGAAAGTGGTATGTCTACTGCTATGACAGCCCTGGTTCTTGCTATCACATATAAGCTTGATGATAGACTTATGAGTTCAATTATCCTTGTTGATGTTCTTCTTAGTTTAATTACATTAACATGTTGGATTTCACTCATAATGTAA
- the radA gene encoding DNA repair and recombination protein RadA, with protein MTNKEEEIIEEKIELEDLPSVGEKTAQKLRDAGFGDMMRLATATAKELSVKVEIGEGVAAKVIEAARKAEKIDFESAFEVSQRRLDVGRITTGSKGLDELIGGGIETQSITEVYGEFGSGKSQISHELAVTTQLPVEEGGLDGDVVFIDTENTFRPERVAQIATGFGLDVDEVLKRIHVARAFNSSHQILMADKINELIQSGVPIKLIIIDSLMAHFRAEYVGRESLATRQQKLNQHLHTLQTIANSYNVAVLITNQVQSKPDAFFGTPTKAVGGHVLGHASTYRVLLKKGLSGKRVARLVDSPHLPEGEAVFKVTTEGLVD; from the coding sequence ATGACAAACAAAGAAGAAGAAATAATAGAAGAAAAAATAGAACTAGAAGACTTACCAAGTGTAGGAGAAAAAACAGCACAAAAACTCAGAGATGCAGGATTTGGAGATATGATGCGTCTTGCAACAGCAACAGCAAAAGAGTTAAGCGTAAAAGTAGAAATTGGAGAAGGAGTAGCAGCAAAAGTAATTGAAGCTGCACGAAAAGCTGAAAAAATAGACTTTGAAAGTGCATTTGAAGTATCCCAAAGAAGACTTGATGTAGGACGTATCACCACAGGAAGTAAAGGACTCGATGAACTCATCGGTGGAGGAATAGAAACCCAGTCTATTACAGAAGTATATGGAGAATTTGGATCAGGAAAAAGTCAAATATCACATGAACTTGCAGTAACCACACAACTACCAGTTGAAGAAGGTGGACTTGATGGAGATGTAGTATTCATAGATACAGAAAACACATTTAGACCAGAACGTGTAGCACAAATTGCAACAGGATTCGGACTTGATGTTGATGAAGTACTAAAAAGAATACACGTAGCACGAGCATTTAACAGTAGTCACCAAATATTAATGGCTGATAAAATTAATGAACTCATACAAAGTGGAGTACCAATTAAACTTATCATCATAGATTCTCTAATGGCACACTTTAGAGCAGAATATGTTGGTCGTGAATCACTTGCAACAAGACAACAAAAACTAAACCAACACCTACACACACTACAAACAATAGCAAACTCATATAATGTTGCTGTACTAATTACAAACCAAGTACAATCAAAACCTGATGCATTCTTTGGAACACCAACAAAAGCTGTTGGAGGACACGTTCTAGGACACGCATCAACATACAGAGTATTACTTAAAAAAGGATTATCAGGAAAAAGAGTAGCAAGACTTGTAGATAGTCCACATTTACCTGAAGGTGAAGCTGTATTTAAAGTAACAACAGAAGGACTTGTTGACTAG
- a CDS encoding 3-isopropylmalate dehydratase small subunit, translating to MEKIIEGKVLKLGNDIDTDSILPGRYLTLSNPEDLGKHVMEGYDLHYKDKIEKGNIMVAGTNFGCGSSREHAPIALKAAGITAVVAASFARIFYRNAINIGLPLVEVPEGTDDIMEEDIIKLDLENGLLDDITTNKEYTTSKLPPFMFEILENGGLIDYLNKTRFNEEK from the coding sequence ATGGAAAAAATTATAGAAGGAAAAGTACTAAAACTAGGTAATGACATAGACACCGATAGTATCTTACCAGGACGATACCTAACATTAAGTAATCCTGAAGATCTAGGAAAACATGTAATGGAAGGATATGACCTTCACTACAAAGATAAAATAGAAAAAGGAAACATAATGGTAGCAGGAACAAACTTCGGATGTGGATCATCACGTGAACATGCACCAATAGCACTAAAAGCAGCTGGAATAACAGCAGTAGTAGCAGCATCATTTGCAAGAATCTTCTATCGTAACGCAATAAACATAGGACTACCACTAGTTGAAGTACCAGAAGGAACAGATGACATTATGGAAGAAGACATCATAAAACTAGACCTTGAAAATGGACTACTAGATGATATAACCACCAACAAAGAATATACAACAAGTAAACTACCACCATTCATGTTTGAAATATTAGAAAATGGTGGATTAATAGATTATCTAAATAAAACAAGATTTAATGAGGAAAAATAA
- a CDS encoding isocitrate/isopropylmalate family dehydrogenase, producing MYNIAVLGGDGIGPEVVEATITILDKLPIEFNYTYADCGDACKEKTGVALPDETIEIAKKSDAVLFGAAGETAADVIVRLRRELETFVNLRPVKSLEPDKYGDIDFMIVRENTEDLYIGDEELTPEGAIARKKITKKASDKICDYAFKYAKDTGRTQVTCVHKANVLKLSDGLFKEEFYKIAENYPDIDVNDFYVDATAMYLITNPLDFQVIVTINLYGDILSDEGAGLVGGLGMIPSANIGDNNGLFEPVHGSAPDIAGQGIADPAATILSACMMLDYLGENEQARRVENTLIDVIREGVNVTPDLGGEATTQQMAEYIASKL from the coding sequence ATGTATAATATAGCAGTACTAGGCGGAGACGGAATAGGACCTGAAGTTGTAGAAGCAACAATCACAATACTAGATAAACTTCCAATAGAATTTAACTACACATATGCAGATTGTGGAGATGCATGTAAAGAAAAAACAGGCGTAGCACTACCTGATGAAACAATAGAAATAGCAAAAAAATCAGATGCAGTACTTTTTGGAGCAGCAGGAGAAACAGCAGCAGATGTAATTGTAAGACTAAGACGTGAACTTGAAACATTTGTAAATCTAAGACCTGTAAAATCACTTGAACCTGATAAATATGGTGATATAGACTTCATGATAGTACGTGAAAACACAGAAGATCTATATATTGGTGATGAAGAACTAACCCCTGAAGGAGCAATAGCACGAAAGAAAATCACCAAAAAAGCATCAGATAAAATATGTGACTACGCATTTAAATATGCAAAAGACACAGGAAGAACACAAGTTACATGTGTACATAAAGCAAATGTATTAAAACTATCAGATGGACTATTTAAAGAAGAATTCTATAAAATAGCAGAAAACTATCCTGATATTGATGTAAATGATTTCTATGTAGATGCAACAGCAATGTATCTAATAACAAATCCACTAGACTTCCAAGTAATAGTAACCATAAACCTATATGGTGACATATTATCAGATGAAGGAGCAGGACTTGTAGGTGGTCTTGGAATGATACCATCAGCAAATATAGGAGATAATAATGGACTATTTGAACCTGTACATGGTTCAGCACCTGATATTGCAGGTCAAGGTATTGCAGATCCTGCAGCAACAATACTATCAGCTTGTATGATGCTAGATTATCTTGGAGAAAATGAACAAGCACGTCGTGTTGAAAATACACTTATTGATGTAATTCGAGAAGGTGTAAATGTAACACCAGATCTGGGAGGAGAAGCAACAACACAACAAATGGCAGAATACATTGCAAGTAAATTATAA
- a CDS encoding OB-fold nucleic acid binding domain-containing protein, producing the protein MAESNEDEIIITEDEIKDAYQQVKEKVEYKQFKQRVELHLDTYKDSAFMSKDGILDMAIQEFEEGQNIQQTHTNQVEKISQLIEGNGNISIQGRLLAISNIKTFKTKAGKEGKVANLTVEDDTGKVRVVMWTDNMKYMNRIKEGDIIKVNNLEVQKGYTGDLEVVMRSNSSIQVLPEEAAPNAPKYEEKITKLGDIKEDGEYNIIARIIKIGTEREIPKDDKTLNLITLTLMDDTANMEFTLWNKDINLIDTLDLQENDTIKILKARAQYRYNQMGLTNSWNGRIVKGDYDLPEYKQEILKIGDAKPAEDVTILGIITRVYDPITFQRKDGTDGKVRSIEVADTTGKIRVTLWNKETEIAMDKGDIIKIEDANIEEDDYNDGVRLNTGWNASIKINPDIDTQTHDELKALINTTPTPIEDALDINQEEGRDIDVIGRILSIADIREFERFDGTTGQVRSLDIADDTGAIRTSLWDEKADINQSLGDAIKIENAKTRVGQSKMELSVGRSSRIITPSDEEVAKLPSYEQLAEERYHEKTLKELEDGETDVKVKVRIMDIGEINTFSRDDGTDGKVRSIYVADNTDQLQVSLWGNDTDLKFPEQAAIVIENPRIQLQGNDELRLTVASDTNLRQATQDEAQSIPTVHEIRNKLYPEKAIEDIDDDDRHIRIKANIQEIDGENILHPMCPYCHKGATRSENGFECNSCGQEIETPEYLMIIKTVLEDETGTISATFFRKEAEELISTTTDEVIEIFEKTGDESSLAAKIEDLIGHEVTIVADAQFNEYEEDVKLNVKKTEIVV; encoded by the coding sequence ATGGCAGAATCAAATGAGGATGAAATAATAATAACAGAAGATGAAATAAAAGATGCTTACCAACAAGTCAAAGAAAAAGTAGAATACAAACAATTTAAACAACGAGTAGAATTACACCTTGATACATACAAAGACTCAGCATTCATGTCAAAAGATGGAATACTAGATATGGCAATACAAGAATTTGAAGAAGGACAAAACATCCAACAAACACACACAAATCAAGTAGAAAAAATAAGCCAACTTATTGAAGGAAATGGAAACATCAGCATACAAGGAAGATTACTAGCAATATCAAACATTAAAACATTTAAAACCAAAGCAGGCAAAGAAGGAAAAGTAGCAAATCTAACAGTGGAAGATGATACAGGAAAAGTACGTGTAGTTATGTGGACAGATAACATGAAATACATGAACCGAATAAAGGAAGGAGACATAATAAAAGTCAACAACCTTGAAGTTCAAAAAGGCTACACAGGAGATCTAGAAGTTGTAATGAGAAGCAACTCATCAATACAAGTACTACCAGAAGAAGCAGCACCAAATGCACCAAAATATGAAGAAAAAATAACAAAACTTGGTGACATCAAAGAAGATGGTGAATATAATATAATAGCAAGAATCATCAAAATTGGAACAGAACGTGAAATACCAAAAGATGATAAAACACTCAACCTCATCACACTAACACTCATGGATGACACAGCAAACATGGAATTTACACTATGGAACAAAGACATAAACCTAATAGATACACTAGATTTACAAGAAAATGATACAATTAAAATACTAAAAGCACGAGCACAATACAGATACAACCAAATGGGACTAACTAATAGTTGGAATGGAAGAATAGTAAAAGGTGACTATGATCTTCCTGAATATAAACAGGAAATTCTAAAAATAGGTGATGCAAAACCAGCAGAAGATGTAACAATCCTAGGAATAATCACACGTGTATATGATCCAATAACATTCCAAAGAAAAGATGGAACAGATGGAAAAGTACGAAGTATAGAAGTAGCAGATACAACAGGAAAAATACGTGTAACACTATGGAATAAAGAAACAGAAATAGCAATGGATAAAGGAGATATCATCAAAATTGAAGATGCAAACATAGAAGAAGATGACTACAACGATGGAGTACGTCTAAATACAGGATGGAATGCATCAATAAAAATAAACCCAGACATAGATACACAAACACATGATGAACTAAAAGCACTCATAAATACAACACCAACACCAATAGAAGATGCACTAGACATAAATCAAGAAGAAGGACGAGACATAGATGTAATAGGAAGAATTCTAAGTATTGCCGATATTCGTGAATTTGAAAGATTTGATGGAACAACAGGACAAGTAAGAAGTCTTGACATTGCAGATGACACTGGTGCAATACGAACATCACTCTGGGATGAAAAAGCAGATATAAACCAATCACTAGGTGATGCAATAAAAATAGAAAATGCAAAAACACGTGTTGGACAATCTAAAATGGAGTTAAGTGTAGGAAGATCATCAAGAATAATAACACCATCAGATGAAGAAGTAGCAAAACTACCATCATATGAACAACTAGCAGAAGAACGCTACCATGAAAAAACACTAAAAGAACTAGAAGATGGAGAAACTGACGTAAAAGTTAAAGTCAGAATCATGGATATAGGAGAAATAAATACATTCTCACGTGATGATGGAACAGATGGAAAAGTACGAAGTATCTATGTTGCAGATAATACAGATCAACTACAAGTATCATTATGGGGAAATGACACTGATCTAAAATTCCCAGAACAAGCAGCAATAGTAATAGAAAATCCAAGAATACAACTCCAAGGAAACGATGAACTACGTCTAACCGTAGCATCAGATACAAATCTACGTCAAGCAACACAAGATGAAGCTCAAAGTATACCAACAGTACATGAAATACGAAACAAACTATACCCAGAAAAAGCAATAGAAGACATAGATGATGATGATAGACACATCCGCATAAAAGCAAATATCCAAGAAATTGATGGTGAAAATATACTACATCCAATGTGCCCATACTGTCATAAAGGAGCAACCAGAAGTGAAAATGGATTTGAATGTAATAGTTGTGGACAAGAAATAGAAACACCAGAATACTTAATGATTATAAAAACAGTACTAGAAGATGAAACAGGAACAATCTCAGCAACATTCTTCAGAAAAGAAGCAGAAGAACTAATTAGCACAACAACAGATGAAGTAATTGAAATCTTTGAAAAAACAGGAGATGAATCATCACTAGCTGCAAAAATAGAAGATCTCATAGGACATGAAGTAACAATTGTAGCAGATGCACAATTTAATGAATATGAAGAAGATGTAAAACTCAACGTTAAAAAAACAGAAATAGTAGTATAA
- a CDS encoding CoB--CoM heterodisulfide reductase iron-sulfur subunit A family protein, with translation MADNNNEELRIGVYTCHCGVNIGGVVDCAEVAKYVEDLPDVVISREYKYMCSDPGQKLIQDDIKELDLNRVVVAACSPRLHEPTFRRCVKEAGLNEFLFEFVNLREQDSWVHGDDPVGATEKAKDLVRMGVAKVRLLNPLTPEVVSVTKTAMVIGGGIAGIQTALDLGDMGFKTYLVERNPTLSGRMGQLDKTFPTLDCSMCILAPKMVDASKHPNIELLAYSEVEDVDGYIGNFKVTVKQKARYVNAETCTGCGVCQEVCPIEIPNYFDEGTGMVKAAYIPFPQAVPLVATIDKDYCINCHLCDKACEIGAIEHDQEPSYVDLEIGTIVVATGYDPFDAEEKEEYLFGQAENVITGLQIERYINASGPTQGHVIQPSSGETPKRVAFLQCVGSRDEKVGNPYCSRVCCMYAMKNAQLCVDHEPDTEVAIYYIDIRSYGKGYEEFYRLSQEKYGIKFIRGKAAQLIENPDKTITVRAEDSLLGKITAFTYDLVVLSVGLVPPKGQDELRQTLGISKSADGFFMEAHPKLRPVDTMTDGIYLAGVAQGPKDIPDSVSQASGAAARAAIPMIKGEVNIEPIIAEVDKDNCGGCEICIELCPFGALSIEDDGKCGVNVALCKGCGTCVGACPTGALDQAHFKNNQILAQIEAAFGKL, from the coding sequence TTGGCAGATAATAATAACGAAGAATTACGTATTGGAGTTTACACATGCCACTGTGGAGTAAACATTGGTGGAGTAGTAGACTGTGCAGAAGTAGCTAAATATGTAGAAGACCTTCCTGATGTAGTAATCTCACGTGAATACAAATACATGTGCTCAGACCCAGGACAAAAATTAATTCAAGATGATATTAAAGAATTAGACTTAAACAGAGTTGTAGTAGCAGCATGTAGTCCACGTTTACACGAACCTACATTCAGAAGATGTGTAAAAGAAGCAGGATTAAACGAATTCTTATTCGAATTTGTAAACCTAAGAGAACAAGACTCCTGGGTACACGGAGACGATCCTGTAGGAGCTACAGAAAAAGCAAAAGATTTAGTACGTATGGGAGTTGCAAAAGTAAGATTACTCAACCCACTAACACCTGAAGTAGTATCAGTAACCAAAACAGCAATGGTTATTGGTGGAGGAATTGCAGGTATTCAAACCGCACTCGACTTAGGAGATATGGGATTCAAAACTTACCTTGTAGAAAGAAACCCAACATTAAGTGGAAGAATGGGACAACTCGATAAAACATTCCCTACACTTGACTGTTCAATGTGTATCTTAGCACCTAAAATGGTAGATGCAAGTAAACACCCAAACATTGAACTACTCGCATACTCAGAAGTAGAAGACGTAGATGGATACATCGGAAACTTCAAAGTAACAGTAAAACAAAAAGCAAGATATGTAAATGCTGAAACCTGTACAGGTTGTGGAGTATGTCAAGAAGTATGTCCAATTGAAATACCAAACTACTTCGATGAAGGAACCGGTATGGTAAAAGCAGCATACATCCCATTCCCACAAGCAGTACCTCTTGTTGCAACAATCGACAAAGACTACTGTATCAACTGTCACTTATGTGACAAAGCATGTGAAATCGGAGCTATTGAACACGATCAAGAACCTTCATACGTAGATCTTGAAATCGGTACAATAGTAGTAGCAACAGGTTACGACCCATTCGATGCAGAAGAAAAAGAAGAATACTTATTCGGTCAAGCTGAAAACGTAATTACCGGATTACAAATTGAAAGATACATCAACGCATCAGGACCAACACAAGGACACGTTATCCAACCTTCATCTGGAGAAACACCAAAAAGAGTTGCTTTCTTACAATGTGTAGGATCACGTGACGAAAAAGTTGGAAACCCATACTGTTCCAGAGTATGTTGTATGTACGCAATGAAAAACGCACAATTATGTGTAGACCACGAACCAGATACCGAAGTAGCTATATACTACATTGATATCCGTTCATACGGTAAAGGATACGAAGAGTTCTACAGACTATCACAAGAAAAATACGGAATTAAATTCATCAGAGGAAAAGCAGCACAACTTATTGAAAACCCTGATAAAACAATCACCGTACGTGCAGAAGACAGTCTCCTCGGAAAAATCACAGCATTCACATACGACCTTGTTGTGCTATCCGTAGGACTTGTACCTCCAAAAGGACAAGACGAACTTAGACAAACACTCGGAATTTCTAAAAGTGCAGACGGCTTCTTCATGGAAGCTCACCCTAAACTTAGACCAGTTGACACCATGACAGACGGTATATACCTTGCTGGTGTAGCACAAGGTCCTAAAGATATTCCTGACTCAGTATCACAAGCATCAGGAGCAGCAGCAAGAGCAGCTATTCCTATGATTAAAGGAGAAGTAAACATTGAACCTATCATCGCAGAAGTTGACAAAGACAACTGTGGTGGATGTGAAATCTGTATTGAACTATGTCCATTCGGAGCACTATCCATTGAAGATGATGGTAAATGTGGAGTAAACGTAGCATTATGTAAAGGATGTGGAACCTGTGTAGGAGCATGTCCAACAGGTGCACTTGATCAAGCTCACTTCAAAAACAACCAAATCCTTGCACAAATTGAAGCTGCATTCGGAAAATTATAA
- the hacA gene encoding homoaconitase large subunit: protein MSMTMSEKILAKASNQEKVEAGEIIMADIDVAMIHDLTGPLTLQALKDINTDKVWDSEKIVIPFDHQVPADTLVAAENHQMLREFVKEQGIDNFYDVYEGVCHQVLPEKGHVVPSDVIVGCDSHTCTYGALGAFSTGIGSTDMSMVFATGQLWFRVPETIQFNINGQLKENVTSKDVILNIIGQVGQDGVRYKAAEYTGDTIANMDVDDRMVLSNMAIEMGAKTGLIEPDQKTEAYLKGRTNKPYTKVSTDADAPSLEVIDIDVEDLEPQVACPNYVDNVKPASEVEDVEIDQIFIGSCTNGRINDLRQAASVLKGNTIKKGVRALVIPASRTIYQQALDEGLIDIFVKAGALVCNPCCGPCLGGHIGLIGDGEVSLSTSNRNFKGRQGSPEGSVYLSSAIVAAESAITGHITAPEKK from the coding sequence ATGTCAATGACAATGTCAGAAAAAATATTAGCAAAAGCTTCAAATCAAGAAAAAGTCGAAGCAGGCGAAATAATCATGGCAGACATAGATGTAGCTATGATACATGACCTAACAGGACCACTTACACTACAAGCACTAAAAGATATAAACACAGACAAAGTATGGGATTCTGAAAAAATAGTAATACCATTTGACCACCAAGTACCAGCAGACACACTAGTTGCAGCAGAAAACCATCAAATGCTCAGAGAATTTGTAAAAGAACAAGGAATCGACAACTTCTATGATGTATATGAAGGAGTATGTCACCAAGTACTACCAGAAAAAGGACACGTAGTACCATCAGATGTAATAGTAGGATGCGACTCACACACCTGTACTTATGGAGCACTCGGTGCATTTTCAACAGGAATTGGATCAACCGACATGTCAATGGTATTTGCAACAGGACAACTATGGTTCCGTGTACCTGAAACAATCCAATTTAACATCAACGGACAACTAAAAGAAAACGTAACAAGTAAAGATGTAATACTAAACATCATAGGACAAGTAGGACAAGACGGTGTACGATACAAAGCAGCAGAATACACAGGAGATACAATTGCAAACATGGACGTAGATGACCGAATGGTACTAAGTAACATGGCAATAGAAATGGGAGCAAAAACTGGACTAATAGAACCAGATCAAAAAACAGAAGCATACCTAAAAGGAAGAACAAACAAACCATACACAAAAGTCTCAACTGATGCAGATGCACCATCACTTGAAGTAATAGACATTGATGTAGAAGATCTAGAACCACAAGTAGCATGTCCAAACTATGTAGATAACGTAAAACCAGCAAGTGAAGTTGAAGATGTAGAAATTGATCAAATATTCATAGGATCATGTACCAATGGACGTATAAACGACCTAAGACAAGCAGCAAGTGTACTTAAAGGAAACACCATCAAAAAAGGAGTACGAGCACTTGTAATACCAGCATCAAGAACAATCTACCAACAAGCACTAGATGAAGGACTAATAGACATATTTGTAAAAGCAGGAGCATTAGTATGTAACCCATGTTGTGGACCATGTCTAGGAGGACACATAGGACTAATTGGAGATGGAGAAGTAAGTCTATCAACATCTAATCGTAACTTCAAAGGAAGACAAGGAAGCCCAGAAGGATCAGTATACCTAAGCTCAGCAATAGTAGCAGCAGAAAGTGCAATAACAGGACACATCACAGCACCAGAAAAAAAATAA